TCGCGATCCTTTTTTTATCCACTAACTTGGCTGCAGGCGTTTTGGATTCTGGTTGTTCGCTCAAGATTTTCGAACCTTCCTCTTTTTGATAGAATGGATGGATGGAAAATTGTACCGAATCGCTCAGAGAGTGAAAGCATAAAAAATGAAATTCTTTGTTTTCTGTAGCCCCGAACAAAAAAACACTGGTACGCAGAAGAGAGTCTCGGATTGTATGAAAAAAAATTCCGTCAAATCTGGATATTCAGGAGCGAAAACGATCTACATCCGCAAACTCAGGTTTGAGGACGCCCAACAAAAACTCGAACGGGAAATCCAAGAGGCTTTTTTGGCGGGAGAAACCTTGATCGAAATCGTTCACGGAATCGGAGAAGGAATTCTCAAGAAATTGACGGTCGATACGATCCGGTCCCATGATTTTTTAAAGGAAGTCGACTATTCGCAGTTTGGAATTTCCAATCCGGGTTCCACTTTGGTCGAAGTATTAGGTCCCGATAAGGACACTCTCAAAAGGTATCTCAAATGACAAAGACAGAAACAAAACTGGAGATTTTAGACGTAACGTTGAGAGACGGAG
The window above is part of the Leptospira yasudae genome. Proteins encoded here:
- a CDS encoding Smr/MutS family protein — translated: MKKNSVKSGYSGAKTIYIRKLRFEDAQQKLEREIQEAFLAGETLIEIVHGIGEGILKKLTVDTIRSHDFLKEVDYSQFGISNPGSTLVEVLGPDKDTLKRYLK